Sequence from the Bacillus sp. es.036 genome:
TCTTTTGTAAGTGTTTTGCCGTCAGTTAATACAATTGGCATATCATTTGCACCAGCAATAGAGGCAGCACTTAATGCATCAGCAAAGTTTTTACCAGTTGCAAGGAAAACAGCTTCACTAGTTGAGCCTTTTTCAGCAAGCTTGTTAATAATTTGAACGTTTGTATCATAACGAGTGTCTCCGCTTAGGCGCTCAATATCAGCTGTACTGACGCCAATGTTTGCAAGTTGTGTATTGACTTTCTTTGAGATGGCATTTTCACCACCAAGAATCATGACATTCTTAGCTTTAAGGCGAGAAATCTCGTTAAGAACCTCATCAGAAAGCATACCGTCTTTATTAGCAAGTAGGATCGGTGCATCATAAGCACTTGCTAAAGGTCCAGCAGATAGTGCATCTGGGAAGTTAAAACCAGTTGCGATAAATACCGTATCAGCAGTAGTTCCTTCTGGATACATTTGCTTGGATACTTCAATAGCTGTTTCAAAACGATTGTCTCCAGCTACCACTTCTACCATATCTCCATCTGTCTCAACAGGCACGATTGAAAGCACTTCGCCTGTTGCTTTATCTTTCAAGAAAATTCCAGCTGTATACTTACCACTATTTTCTGGTGTCGTAATTTTCACATCCGTAGTTGCTTTCTTACCTACACCTAAATCAAAGCTAGACTTACCAGTAACTTCAATCTTACCAGCACCTTCTTCTCCAGCTGCGAGCACTTTCGCTTCTGTAACGGAAAGATCGAAATCTGTAGTCTTTTCAACTGTTGAATAACCATCGACCCGAATTGTATATTCACCATCTGGAAGGTTCTTTACAGTGAATGATTCTTCAGAGTCACCATCTGCATCAATGGCAATATAATCTCCAATAATTTTTCCATCTTTTGAGCGATAGAGGTATAGGTCAAGATCATCGCCAGCATCGCTTGTATTACCAATGGCTACATCAAGAGAGATGTTATTCTTGAGGTTGATTGTTTTATCATATACATTTCCACCTGTTACAGTTTCACGAGATTTTTCCGTTTCAGGCTTACTAAACGCGCCACCCACTACTTCTACTGAACGTTTCGTAGATAAGTAGTTTTCAAATGTGACAGATTTGGATACTTCGCTTCCCGGCATAGCACTACCAAGTGCAATTCTTCCTGGGCTAGATACAACATCCTGAACGAATGCTTCTAGTTTAAATTTGTTCATAGCAACGCCGTCTTTTGGAGCCGCAGTACCATAGACCGCTACTTCCCAAACACCAGATTTAGGACTTTTTGCAACATAGTCTTCTACGCCAATACCATCATAACCAGCATAGCCCTGGAATGCGTTAACTTGATCACCATCAGGATTCATAACAAGCATCCTGACGCGCCCCTGGAATTCATCGTTTTCTTTAAGAGCTTCTAATGCAAAGCGAACTTCCTGCGCGCCTTCTTCTACATTAAAGAAATAGCTCTTTGTTTTCGAAGACTGAACTTCATCTTCATGCGTTAAGCGGAAACGATCTTCAGATGTAAATTCTTCTCCAAGAACGATCGTCTGAAATGAGCGAGCTTCCGCATAAGCCGTATCTGGATCATCAATTAATAGAGTACCTGCGTTAACGCCAATATCCATCTTGCTCTTATCATATTTAACAGTCATTTCCTTAAATTCACCCGGTGCAAGTTTGATGCTCTTTACAGAAGGAGTAAACCAATCAGAATTCGAAGAAATGTTAAGGTTCTTCGTTTCATCCGTTGGGTTTTCAACCATAACCGTTACTTCTTCAGGAACTTCTTTGTTGCGAACATAAAGTCCTGGTCCACCAGAAACTTTCTCACCGTGGTACACCGTTACATTGACTTCTTTTACTTCATTGATGTAGTGCTTACGAATATATTCATAAGCTGCGGGTACATCAATTAAGCCAGCTCCTTCTTGAACACGAGTGTATCCGTCCACATGAACAGCTGTTTGGATAAGGGCTTCACGAGCAAGCTCATAGTCAAACGGGATGCGATCTTTAAGTGCAGCTTGCTTTAATGTTGCGACAGCTCCAGCTACATATGGAGAAGACATGCTTGTACCTTGAAGAACTTCGTAATTACCCAAATGCTCAGGGAAAGAAGCATAAGCAGATCCCGGTGCTACGAAGTCTGGTTTTTGTTGCCCATCTTCTGTTGGACCATTTGCAGAGAAGTACCAGAGACCTTCACCTTGAACTGGAGAACCATCTGCATTTTTGCCATACGGATAATATCCATATTCTGTAGCCCACATTTTACTGTTAATGTATGCTCCAATTGAAAGAGCTTTCACTCCATCACCGGGAGCACCTACGGAATCCACGCCTGGTCCATCATTACCAGCAGAAGTGACATAAATCGTATCGAATAGCTCGCCCATGTCTTCAATGATTTTCGCATAAGCGCCTGATCCGTCATTAAGGTCTGGTGAGGAACCTAGACTCATGTTGACAACATCTGTTCCAAATCCACCTAATTCTTCAGGTACTGCTGCAAGATACATTGCATTCGCGATACTCCACCCATATGTTCTACCAGCAGAGTCAAATACTTTTAAACCATATAAATCTGCACCTGGTGCCACTCCTTCAGCAGATACAGCTCCAGTATCATTTTCTCTTTCAGGTCCATTTGCAGCTGTAATACCAGATACGTGTGTACCATGACCGTCCCCATCAAAGAAAACTGTCGCAACTGGGAATGGATACAATGTTGTATTCGGGAATTGATGCCCTTGATAAGTAGGACTAGGACTTGCAATTCTAAAGTTAGCACCAGCAACTTCGTCCTCCTGGTTAAGATCCATGTTATCAACGTCGCCTTCACCATATGCTTTTTCGTCGGTGAAATCTTTGTCCTGATCAATATCAATATAGACTTGATCATCTACAAGAAGAACATCAAATTGAGCGTCGCCTTTACCATCACCATTTAAATCACGGTAGACAGGCTTACCTTTAGCATCTACATCATAAGAAGCTGGAAGCAACGAACCGAAATAATATGTATCGTCTTCCGCATCAATACCTTCTGTTTTATATGTCCCTTCTTCTACAGTAATTGAGTCGCCTTCAGCCACTTCTTGCTGGAACCAAACGTCCCCTTCTCCAACTGTATCAACGACGCCTTTAATTTTAGAAGAAACAACTTCGCCTTCTTTATTATATTGAGTGAAGGCTTCGTGACCAGGATCGACACCTGTGTCTATAATACCTACTTTGATTCCTGTTCCATCGTATTTATCGTGAAACTCATCAACACCAGTTGCCGAATGAGTTTCTTCGGTTGCAGGTTTAACCACATCTTCAGGGTTTTTGACTTTTGGTTTAAGATCAGTGTCTTCACTTGGTCCTTCATCAAGAACGATTTCATTATTCGCTCCTAGCATGCCAACAGAATCTAGGCGATAGACTTGAAGAACTTTACTTGTTGGTACCTCAGCAAGATACAAGTAGTTGTTTGTATTTTTCTTTACTTTCACGCCAAGTTTTTCAAGTTCTTTTGTAAGGTCAGGTCCACCGTGTTTTTTTGCAACAATAATTAATTCTTGTTTTGATTGTTCACTTGCAGCAAGTGAGGCAATCTCTTGCGTAACAGGAAGCTTAAATTTCTTCGTTTCTGATAAAGCTGCCTCAGCTTTTTCTGGATTATACGTCATACCCGCGAATGAAGAAGCAACAAGAGAAGCGCCTGCAACAATAGTCAGGACTTTTTTCTTAAACGTCATTTAGTAAAATCCCCCTTAATAGTTTGTGAAATCCCTACAATCGATCCCCCTTTACTCGAAATAATTATAATAATTCACTATTTTCAGTTTAATTATAAAGAGATTAAGAGTCAATCTTTAACTGTTAAAATTGTGAAATTTTTTGATAATTTGTAGATATTTTAGGACTTTTGTCCATAAAAGCGAAATAATGCCGTAATGATAAAATGCAATGGTTGAATAAAATGTGATTAGTAAAAAAACAATATAAAAAAACGCAGCGTCAACGACGCTACGTTTTTAATCATCAAGAAGTTGATCGATATGCCATGCTTTTGTCTCACTAATCGCAGCTGGCCCACCTAAAATACGGTAGTTACTCACTCCTTGATTATTTAAATATAAGATAGACTTATTTAATGCTTCATTTTCTCTATTAGGATGAACGAGAATGATAGATTGACCTGATCTTGATGCAGCTGCTCCACCTGTGAGAGCATCTGGAAACTTAAGCCCTGTGGCAAAATAAATCCCATCACTTTCGTCTATCCCAAACCTTAACAAGACTTTAAAGTTTGTATCAAATCGATCTTCTCCACCGATTCGCTCTGAGTCCAAGGATGGAATTTCAGAGACCACACTTTTACCGATAACTGTTTCGCCGCCGATCACATATGCTTTTTTGGGACCTAGCTCGTTTAAATAGGTTTTCGTATCATCAGGTAAAGAATCACTTTTCGTAAAAAGAACAGGTGATTCAAACCTTGACGCAAAAGAGGAAATAGACAAAGCATCCGGGAAATTTTCTCCTGAAACGATAAAGGTTTCCGTTGTATTTTCATTTTCAATGATCTTTGCAATTTCAGTAGCCGTTTCATAACGATTATCTCCAGCGATTCTCGTTGTTTCTATGCCTTCTGATTTCAACTGATCTACAACACCTTCAGGAAGGGCATCTTCCCCACCAATTAATAGAACATGATTGGCAGAAAGGCGATTTAATTCATCTAGCAAGCTCTGCGACAAACCACTTTTTTTCGATAATAATATAGGACTTCCTAGTTTAGAAGCAAGAGGCGAGGCTGCTAAACTATCTGGAAATTCATCAGACCGAGCGAGCACAACGAATTTACCAGTTATACTCTTCCCATTAATTGAAATAGTTTGCTGATCTACTGTATTCCAACTTTTTTTGGAAATATCAATGGCAGTTTCGATTGATGTCTCACCATATATACGATTGTACTCTGTCACGCCATTAAATGCAGCTTCCACATCTAAGATACCACTGCCAAAATCATCAGACCCATTAATGGGTGCTGCTGTTTCTTCTAATAATTTAAACACTTGTTTGTTTGTTAAGTATGATGCGTAGTCTTTTAGTAAAACTCCTGAGGAAGCTACAATTGGCGACGACATACTTGTACCTTTGTCAAAAGTATATTCTCCATTCAACGTAGTACTATAGATGTCCGTTCCAGGAGCAGCTAGATCAACAAGAGGGCCATAATTTGAAAAAGGTGCCTTTTCTTTTGTACCTGTCTGAACAGAAGCGACTGCTATTACTTCCGGATAGGCTGCTGGAAAAACAACTGCCGAATCGTTGTCGTTACCCGCAGCACCAACCATCAGGATGTCTTTCGCTGCCGCTTCCTCAATTACTGTTCTTAAAGCAAATGAATTATTATAATTACCAAGACTTAAATTAATTACATCTGCATTATGATCAATCGCATAGCGTATCCCTTCTACAACTGTTGATAGATTTCCAGTACCGTTCTCCGTCACTTTTATCGGCATAATCGAAACCCCACGTGCCGGAGAAGCAATCCCGATTTGGTTGTTTGTTACTGCTCCAATAAGCCCAGCAACTTTTGTGCCATGCCCATCTAAATCTTGAACCGATTGACTTCCATTTACAAGGTTAACCCCAGAAATGAGATTGGCTTTTAGGTCTGGATGAGTAAGATCAACCCCCGAATCTATTACTGCAACCTTTGAAGAACTTTTTTGATTACTGAGAAGCTCCCATGCATTCAGTAAATTGATTTGATCCATCCACGGGTTTTGATATGAAAGCAATGCATCGTCTGGGAGACCCTCTCCCATTAAATACACTGGTTGATCTTTTTCTACATACTTCACTTCACGGTTAGACTTCAAACGATCAATCGTTTCGTCGACTTCCTGTTTTGGAACTTCAATCACTTCCACTTTTGTGGAATATTCGGATTGCCTTGAGGGACTTTTCGCTTCACCATATGTAACAAGGATACGCTCTGTTTCTTGATCAGATTGAGCTTCAGAGACTATGGGACCCAAAGAAAATAACAGAATAAAGAACATGAAAAGAATAATAGTTTTACTTTTCAGTTGTGACACCTCTTCCATGATTGATTGTTATACGCTTTACTTTCACAAGTTTATAACGAATCTTTCGACAAATCACTAGAATAGTATCACATTAATAGTTTGAAAAAAATGGTTTTAAGTGGGGAGGAAGTCTCATTTTTTTAGAGGTTGCTTGGAAAAAGAGGGGTTACACGCGTTCATGGAGAAGGTTCTGGTGCTGTTGTTGAAGCGTTTGAAGTTTTTCCTCTAGGTTATGCTGCTCTTTTCTCATACTGCCTATGATTTGAATTAAACTCGTAATCATCGTTTCTACACGTTCAATTCGATCTTCTTGCAATTTCGACACCTCCTTTTCATTTTCATCATTTTACCATATAATGGTCAGTAGAGTTCTAAAATTCTTTCGACATTTTTATGTTGGGAAAGTAATCTCAAAAACTGGCGATTAAACGCTATAAATTCGTCCATATTTCCCAACCTCAAAACTATTCTCTTTTCTGAGAATTTTTAGTAAACTGTAATCAAATAGTTCTAGGAGAAAGGAAGCAAAGAATGATTGGAGCAAAAATCCGATACTTCAGGCAGATGAAAGGCATCACACAGGAACAACTCGCTTCCGGAATCTGTTCTATTCCGTATTTAAGTAAGATTGAACACGGTCTTGCCCAGCCAAGTGAAGAACTTGTTGGACATCTTTGTAAAGAGTTAGGCGTCTCCCTAGATCAGGTTGATGATGAGGATAAAATGAATAAACTTCACAATGATCTAGATTCCTGGTACAAAGAAATGCGTCTAAGAAACTTTGATGAAGTTGTTAGTTACAAAAAGCTGATAGACGAAGAAATTGATGGCGTGGAAGATCCTGATATGCTCACGAAATATCTTCTTTTATCGTTTAGGTATCATATTTTATTTAGAGAAACTGATAAAGCAAATGATATTCTTGAGAGATTGTATCATGTACAAGAAAGACTATCTGAGCAACTTGAATTCTATTATTTTTACTTTCTAGGATTATACTACTACCAAAATAGTAAATTTAAAGAAGCTGGTGAACAGTACAAAAAAGCTCATTTTCTTCTTACTTCGATGAAATCAAATTCTGCAGAATGGGCGGAATTTTATTATCAACAAGCGCTTGTACACAATCGTCTTAGTCAAATTACTATATCTAATAATCTTGCAATAAAATGCCTTGAAATGTTTAATAAAGAATACAATTTCAAAAGAGCATCAGACACTGAAATTCTTTTAGGAGTAAACAATAGAGTTATCTTAAATTATGGAGAAGCCGAACATCACTTTCAAAACGCTCAAAAATATGCGGAATCTTTTAATGATAAACGACTTAAGAGTATTATTTATCATGACCTTGGTTATGTATACTCCTGCCAAAACGAATCGGATTTGGCTTTAAAATACTATCAATTAGCTTTACAAAATAGTGAAGTTCACGAAATTGAAGATCGAGCTAAGACATTATATTTAATTGCTTCAGAGTATATTAAAAGTGGTAACTTTGATCTCGCTCGTAAATCAATTGATGATGGTATGGAGCTAGTTACAAAAACAGAGTACCTAGAATATATCCACCATTTTAAAATCTTGATTTTAAAACTTAGTAGCAAGCAGAGTGAAAATCAAGAGGTAATCCTTAAAGATGCAGTTGAATACTTTGAGGAAAAAACACGTTGGTACTATGTTTCAGAGTACGGTGAAATGCTGGCAGACCATTATTTTAATAATGGCCAATATAAAAATTCAAGTTTTTATTTTAGGTTAGCGAACGATGCCAGGAAAAAAATCATGAATTAGAAAGGGAGAAAAACATGAAAAAGTTAATTGTAAATGCACTACTTATTACTAGCTTAGTAGGAGTTGTTACTCTAGGTAACCACGACAGAGTACCTGATTCTCACGACAGAGTGCCTGACTCAAGCCCATCAAAAACTGAAATTCATATCTAATACTCTAAACCCGGCTCATTTTAGCCGGGTTTTTTATTTGCCCCACCTCCACTCACAACGCTATACTTATCATAGTTTAACTAGAATAGGAGTGTGCTAAGATGGCTTTTTATATGTTTGATGTTGACGGCGTTTTAACAGATGAAAACGCTAGACCTGATAAAGATGTTGTAAAAATGATTGAACAATTAGCAAAAGATGAGCACATCCTATCTTTTGTGACCGGTCGTTCGAGAGGATGGCTTTCTGATCATCTTTTTCCACTCTTTGATGATGACATTGACTGGTCTTCCCTTTATTGCGTATCTGAACACGGTGCCATAAAAGGACGTGGAACAGATATTTCTTCATGGGATCTAGATGAAGAATATGTGATCTCTGATGAAGTAAAAGACAAGTTATACAAAGTGAGTCAAAAAGAGAAGTATGAAGATCTGATTCAATGGGACCAAACGAAAGAATCCATGGGTACGGTTGAGGCCGTTCACGGTGATCCTGGAGATAAGGAGCATTTAAAGAAAACACGCGAATCGCTTCAGGAATACGCAGATGACGTACAATCGATTTCTTCTGAATCGGGTAATAAAACAGCTGTATCTACTTATGGAGTTGATGTGATTCATCCCGATTTATCCAAGAAAATTGGAGCTACGTGGATCCTTGATGAAATTCAATCAGCTGAGGAAGTATTTGTTTTTGGAGATAGTAGTGGTGATATAGTGATGGCTGTTACCGCAAGAGAACATGAATTAGAGAACATTACGTTTTATTGGGTTGGCGAAGGTGAGACGCCAGAAGAAGAAAATATCACCTCTATTTCAAGTGAAGCTTCCTATTCAGAGGGAACGAAAGAAATACTAGAAAAGCACATTGGCTAATCCAATGTGCTTTCTTTCTGTATTAAACTAGTTCTACTGGGCGATTTTGTTTAATCGACTCATAGCAAGCTTCAATCGCTTTTAAGTTATTCACTGTCGCCTCACCGGAATAAGACGGCGTTTGATTGTTTTGAACACAGTGTGCGAAATGTTCGATCATGAGCGTATACTGCTCACCTTCAGCCGTTTCTTCTCTCACCTTACCTTCGCTATTCTTAATTTGAATCGTACCACTCGCTCCTTGAGCGTCAGGACGGTAAGCGTACGGTAGACGAATGCTTCCTTTTGTACCAAGAATCTCATAAGAATTGCTCATCTGGCGTTCGAAACTACAATCAAACGAAGCGGTAACGCCGTTTGCAAATGTTAAGATGCCTGAAGCGGAAAGGTCAACGCCTCCACCTTCCGGAATAGCTGCTTCAGCGTAGACCTTAAGAGGTTCGTTGCCAAGGATGAAGCGAGACGAATGAATGCAATAACATCCCACGTCCCAAATGCTTCCCCCACCTAGTTCACTGCTGAGGCGAATGTTATTTGGTTTGTCTCCAAGGTAGAATGAAAAATTCGCACGCATATGCTTTACATCACCAATTTCACCGGACGCGATTACATCCCTTACAACTTCGTGCTGAGGGTGGAATTGATACATAAAGGCTTCCATAAATATAACGCCATTTTCTTCACAAGCTTCCACCATCTCCATTGCGTCACGAGCCGTAATCGCCGCTGGTTTTTCACAGAGAACATGTTTCCCTTTCTTGGCAGCTGCAATGGTCCACTTTTTGTGAAGCGTGTTTGGGAGTGGAATATAAACCGCATCAATTGTTTCATCTTCCAACATCGCTTCATAGCTATCATGATAATGTGGAATGCTCATTTCTTCTGCAAATTCTTTCGCTTTTCCACTGCCACTCGCTACACTAATAACTTCAGCACCTGTAGCATTCTGGATCGCAGGTATAACGGCTTTTCTTGCAATATTCGCAGACCCCATTATTCCAAATCTCAGTCCCATTTCATGCACTTCCCTTCTATGTATTCATTACTTATTTTACCATTCTATCGAGTTAACTTCCCTGATGATGTTTCCTTATTTACCTTTCATCTACCCCCAACGTACCATGCTATAAACCGAAACATTAAGTAATCCCTTTAATCCCCCCTTTTGATTATAAGGAAAACAAGAGCCGCCCTCGTAGACGAGGGCGGCTCTTTTCATCAATCAACAAATCTTCGAATCACTTCAATGAGCTCTGGACGAATACTTTTCTCCAAATCCTTAATTTGTGATTGATTACGATATTTTTTCTCAATAATATCGCGCTGTTTACTATTTTCAAGCATCCAATGCAACCATTTACTGTCAGCCGTTTCAGTGAATGTTTCATCGTTTTCATATTTCCCATGTAAGTCTTTTAATAATTGCCCCATGTTTTTTTCAGGATGCTCATTCCAATAAGTTCTTAACGCATCACAAAGAATTTCAATTTCCTTTTCTCCATGCATCCAATCACATCCTTTTTAAGGTTCATTTCTTTTTTATATTCATACGCGATCGCTACATTTCAACCATTAGATAGGTAAACTAAAGTCATTTTATTTATCATAACACAAAACCACCTCCCATTTAATGAGAGGTGGTTTTGTGTTATTTTGAAAGTTTATTTACCGTTTCTTCCACTGGTTTACTAATAGCTGCCTCACCACCAAGGAAGTAGTATTCTCTACTCATTGAGGTCTCTACATACCGCTCAGCTTCACTGGAAAGTGAGCTTTGTTTTGTTAAAATAACCGGAGCACCCATAGCTGCCGCATAAGGGGACCCAGGAAGAGCATCAATAAACACATCTCCATTCGCGAAAAAAACACTTTTGCTTTCAAAAGCAAAGGTTTCAGCGATTTTCACGCTTGTTTCATAACGATTACTTCCAGCTACGCGCTTAACTGTTGAAGTGCTATTAAGGTTTTCCTCTACCATACTTGATACAGCATTTTCTCCTCCAATGATGGTAGCTGCAACTGGTTTTACGGTAGTCATGTAAGTTGAAGTAGCTTCACTTAATTCTTTACTGCTCGTTAACAAAATAGGAATTTGTTTAGACGCGGCGTATGGCGCGATTGAAAGAGCATCAGGTGAAGTATCATCTCCAGTTGTAACAATCACTTGATTGCTGTTCCCAACTTCTTCAGCAACAGCAATTGACGTTTCATATCGATTATCCCCACTAATTCTTTCTACATCTGAAAGATAACCTTTTATCGACAGCTGGTTAACTACTTTCTCCGAAATTGCTGCTGGTCCGCCAAGAATATATATTTTTTCTGGCTGCAATCGATTGATCTCGTCCTCAACGACTGACGGAAGTTCATCACTCTTCGTTAAAAGGAGTGGGGCATTGTACTTCTTAGCCAGAACACTACCTGTAAGTGCATCGACAGAAAGATCTCCTCTTCCCAGAACAACCACATCTGAAGATTCCTTCCATGCGTTTTGAGAAATTGCCACGCTCGTTTCATAACGGTTGTTTCCAGCAAGTCTGGTAATCAGACCTGATTCACTAGATTTAACTAAATCAGTACCCGGATAATAGAATGATAGAATTTGATCATAATTGCGCCCCTCTTTAGACTGCTGATAGGCTCCATATTGACTCATGCCAATTCCATGTCCGAAGCCACTTCCTGAAACAACGTAAGAATCTTTCGTATCGTTTATTTCTTTCACATAAGGGCTTTTCATAATAGTCGTACCAATCATAAATCGAATATTGTAGGAAGTATCATCCACTTTCATTGTATTTGTTTTGATCTGTCCATTTGAGTTTTTCACAAAACCATCTCTGGTTTTTAAAAAATAGTCAAATTCTATACTACCTTTTAACACTTGATCAGATTGAAAAGGTGGAACAGTAAAATCAATATCCTTAATATTCGTGATTTTTATTTCATCAGATGACTTAACTTTCCCTTTTGAAACAAGCCAAGATTTCATATTTTTGATTTCTGTTACATTTGAACTTAATTCTGACACGTTCGACCACCATGATTCAGGCTTTTTAAGGTCCAATTTCTCTATATCAATTTGCTGTTTTCCAAGCGTGTAATCCCAGTAGTCGTAGCTTGTTATCATTCTCTCATCGTAAGGATCGACTTTCGTCTGCAAGTATGGGATCCAGCTACTACCCCAAGAATTTGTATTTGACATCACCATTCCACCATTCGTGGAAGAATAGAAGGCACCTATGTATTCTCCATCAAACATCAATGCTCTTCCAGCTGTTTCCTCAACAGCTTCATTCGTCGTTTGATACCAATCATAGCCTTTATAAACTTGACTAGACTGGCTATCCGTCAAGTTATCTTTTCGAGGAAATGCAAATGTCCTCGCTGCAACTGCTTGTGCTTTTAAAGCTTCCATGCCTCCGTTCGTTCCCCAATAAGCTGGCATTTCACTAGGCACTACGCCTTTTAAATACTCTTCCATCGGAAGTGTATTAACGGGACGAATGTATTTCCCATCAACCGTAAATTTCATTTCACCTAGATACCTTTTATCACCGATTGCGACAAAGCTATCCATCGCATTTGTGATGGTTGGTACAAGGGTCATTGCACTCCCAAAATTAGTTAACTTTGTGTTTCCTCGGTAGAGCACCACATCGCCTGATTCAGCTTTGACACTGTACTCCCCCACGTTTGAAC
This genomic interval carries:
- a CDS encoding cell wall-binding repeat-containing protein, giving the protein MKLLTSLLVGILAFSLSMHGVQAAGETVTVKLVNYVKDTTVLKFNVTGSYQIQGSEIEIESSNVGEYSVKAESGDVVLYRGNTKLTNFGSAMTLVPTITNAMDSFVAIGDKRYLGEMKFTVDGKYIRPVNTLPMEEYLKGVVPSEMPAYWGTNGGMEALKAQAVAARTFAFPRKDNLTDSQSSQVYKGYDWYQTTNEAVEETAGRALMFDGEYIGAFYSSTNGGMVMSNTNSWGSSWIPYLQTKVDPYDERMITSYDYWDYTLGKQQIDIEKLDLKKPESWWSNVSELSSNVTEIKNMKSWLVSKGKVKSSDEIKITNIKDIDFTVPPFQSDQVLKGSIEFDYFLKTRDGFVKNSNGQIKTNTMKVDDTSYNIRFMIGTTIMKSPYVKEINDTKDSYVVSGSGFGHGIGMSQYGAYQQSKEGRNYDQILSFYYPGTDLVKSSESGLITRLAGNNRYETSVAISQNAWKESSDVVVLGRGDLSVDALTGSVLAKKYNAPLLLTKSDELPSVVEDEINRLQPEKIYILGGPAAISEKVVNQLSIKGYLSDVERISGDNRYETSIAVAEEVGNSNQVIVTTGDDTSPDALSIAPYAASKQIPILLTSSKELSEATSTYMTTVKPVAATIIGGENAVSSMVEENLNSTSTVKRVAGSNRYETSVKIAETFAFESKSVFFANGDVFIDALPGSPYAAAMGAPVILTKQSSLSSEAERYVETSMSREYYFLGGEAAISKPVEETVNKLSK